The following coding sequences lie in one Spea bombifrons isolate aSpeBom1 chromosome 5, aSpeBom1.2.pri, whole genome shotgun sequence genomic window:
- the CBX3 gene encoding chromobox protein homolog 3 isoform X2, with protein sequence MQDSLELQQKMGKKQNGKGKKVEEAEPEEFVVEKVLDRRVVNGKVEYYLKWKGFTDADNTWEPEENLDCPELIEAFLNSQKAGKEKPDSNKRKSVSDSESEDSKSKKKRESVDKPRGFARALDPERIIGATDSSGELMFLMKWKDSDEADLVPAKEANVKCPQVVIAFYEERLTWHSCPEDETQ encoded by the exons ATGCAGGACAGTCTGGAGCTGCAG CAGAAAATGGGGAAGAAGCAGAATGGCAAAGGAAAGAAGGTGGAGGAGGCAGAACCAGAGGAGTTTGTAGTAGAAAAAGTTCTCGACAGACGTGTGGTGAATGGGAAGGTGGAATATTACCTAAAGTGGAAAGGTTTTACAGA TGCAGACAACACATGGGAGCCTGAAGAGAACTTGGACTGCCCTGAGCTAATTGAAGCCTTCCTTAATTCTCAAAAGGCTGGCAAAGAGAAACCTgacagtaacaaaagaaaatctGTTTCAGACAGTGAATCAGAAGACAGCAAATCGAAAAAGAAACGTGAATCA GTTGACAAACCAAGAGGATTTGCTAGAGCTCTTGATCCAGAGAGAATCATCGGGGCTACTGACAGCAGTGGGGAACTAATGTTTCTTATGAAATG GAAAGACTCTGATGAAGCAGATCTGGTACCAGCAAAAGAAGCAAATGTGAAATGTCCTCAGGTTGTAATTGCAttttatgaagagagactaactTGGCATTCCTGTCCAGAAGATGAAACCCAATAG
- the CBX3 gene encoding chromobox protein homolog 3 isoform X3, with translation MQDSLELQKMGKKQNGKGKKVEEAEPEEFVVEKVLDRRVVNGKVEYYLKWKGFTDADNTWEPEENLDCPELIEAFLNSQKAGKEKPDSNKRKSVSDSESEDSKSKKKRESVDKPRGFARALDPERIIGATDSSGELMFLMKWKDSDEADLVPAKEANVKCPQVVIAFYEERLTWHSCPEDETQ, from the exons ATGCAGGACAGTCTGGAGCTGCAG AAAATGGGGAAGAAGCAGAATGGCAAAGGAAAGAAGGTGGAGGAGGCAGAACCAGAGGAGTTTGTAGTAGAAAAAGTTCTCGACAGACGTGTGGTGAATGGGAAGGTGGAATATTACCTAAAGTGGAAAGGTTTTACAGA TGCAGACAACACATGGGAGCCTGAAGAGAACTTGGACTGCCCTGAGCTAATTGAAGCCTTCCTTAATTCTCAAAAGGCTGGCAAAGAGAAACCTgacagtaacaaaagaaaatctGTTTCAGACAGTGAATCAGAAGACAGCAAATCGAAAAAGAAACGTGAATCA GTTGACAAACCAAGAGGATTTGCTAGAGCTCTTGATCCAGAGAGAATCATCGGGGCTACTGACAGCAGTGGGGAACTAATGTTTCTTATGAAATG GAAAGACTCTGATGAAGCAGATCTGGTACCAGCAAAAGAAGCAAATGTGAAATGTCCTCAGGTTGTAATTGCAttttatgaagagagactaactTGGCATTCCTGTCCAGAAGATGAAACCCAATAG
- the CBX3 gene encoding chromobox protein homolog 3 isoform X1, with translation MGKKQNGKGKKVEEAEPEEFVVEKVLDRRVVNGKVEYYLKWKGFTDADNTWEPEENLDCPELIEAFLNSQKAGKEKPDSNKRKSVSDSESEDSKSKKKRESVDKPRGFARALDPERIIGATDSSGELMFLMKWKDSDEADLVPAKEANVKCPQVVIAFYEERLTWHSCPEDETQ, from the exons ATGGGGAAGAAGCAGAATGGCAAAGGAAAGAAGGTGGAGGAGGCAGAACCAGAGGAGTTTGTAGTAGAAAAAGTTCTCGACAGACGTGTGGTGAATGGGAAGGTGGAATATTACCTAAAGTGGAAAGGTTTTACAGA TGCAGACAACACATGGGAGCCTGAAGAGAACTTGGACTGCCCTGAGCTAATTGAAGCCTTCCTTAATTCTCAAAAGGCTGGCAAAGAGAAACCTgacagtaacaaaagaaaatctGTTTCAGACAGTGAATCAGAAGACAGCAAATCGAAAAAGAAACGTGAATCA GTTGACAAACCAAGAGGATTTGCTAGAGCTCTTGATCCAGAGAGAATCATCGGGGCTACTGACAGCAGTGGGGAACTAATGTTTCTTATGAAATG GAAAGACTCTGATGAAGCAGATCTGGTACCAGCAAAAGAAGCAAATGTGAAATGTCCTCAGGTTGTAATTGCAttttatgaagagagactaactTGGCATTCCTGTCCAGAAGATGAAACCCAATAG
- the SNX10 gene encoding LOW QUALITY PROTEIN: sorting nexin-10 (The sequence of the model RefSeq protein was modified relative to this genomic sequence to represent the inferred CDS: deleted 1 base in 1 codon), producing MLPKDRKGETISVWVRDPKIQKDDWHSYLDYEICVHTNSICFTLKTSCVRRRFREFVWLRQKLQSNAVLIDLPELPPKIPFFNVSNAQNVEQRVRGLQDFLNKVMQCPVLLSDSRLHLFLQTQLSPEEIEACASGQTKYSVLEAIHNYAKSNRRFPVEEEEKTSHCLESERYFHVR from the exons ATGCTCCCAAAGGACAGAAAAGGG GAAACTATCAGTGTGTGGGTACGAGACCCGAAAATACAGAAAGATGACTGGCATTCATACTTGGACTATGAAATATGTGTTCAT ACCAACAGCATATGTTTTACGCTGAAAACCTCTTGTGTCAGAAGAAGATTCAGGGAGTTTGTATGGCTCAGACAAAAACTTCAGAGCAATGCAGTATTAAT tgATCTGCCAGAACTTCCACCTAAAATCCCATTTTTTAACGTAAGCAATGCACAGAATGTGGAACAGCGTGTTCGTGGTTTACAGGATTTCTTAAATAA GGTCATGCAGTGTCCAGTCCtgctctctgacagccggctACACCTTTTCTTGCAAACTCAGCTCAGCCCAGAAGAAATTGAAGCCTGTGCATCTGGACAGACAAAATACTCTGTTCTTGAGGCAATCCATAACTATGCCAAATCAAACCGGCGCTTTCCTgtggaagaggaagaa aaaacaagtcaTTGCTTGGAATCTGAGAGGTACTTTCATGTGCGGTAG